Genomic segment of Salvia hispanica cultivar TCC Black 2014 chromosome 2, UniMelb_Shisp_WGS_1.0, whole genome shotgun sequence:
GGAGCCACAGCCGCATCCCATCCATCAGGACCTACACATGCAATTCAACATAAATGTTTATTTCCAACCAGATACACTTTTGTAAATCACAAATCAAATTAGTTGCAATACAAACAACAGCTGTCAAATGGCCTCTTATCAAACTCATATCACTTCAAACCATAGCTCAATTACTTGTGTTTTGAATTGAAAACATATCTAAGGAACTTGCTTCTGAACAATTCAGCTTGATTAAGTTCAAAGCAAATCTTCCACCTACAATGCAATATTTACATACTACACAACCAACAATATCATTAAAGAAGTGCTAACCTGCATCAGCAGCTGCCCAACCACCGGCAACTGGAGCAGCTGCACCAGCCAATTCAGGTGCCCATTGGGCATCAGGGATTTGAGCACTAGACCAATCACCTCCAATTGCAGCAGCACCATAATCAGCATAATCCAGAGCTGGAGCTTCCTCCTGTTCTTCTTCCTTGGCCTCCTCTGGCTCCCTGTAGAAGAACAGGTCAACCTGCCAGAAATGATATGTTAGtgtaaatcaataaataaacacTTAGCAtgatgcataagaagtaaaatacataatttccTTATGAATATTACCATGATATCCCATTTATGACCGGGAGCAATAACACCACGCATCTGCAGCACCATCCTAGCCAAAAGCCAGAACAGACAACCAATGCTGTGCTTTCCCTTGTTGTTGGCAGGGATTCCAATATCCACATATCGCATAGGTGAGTCAGTATCGCAGAAGGCAATTGTGGGGATATTGTAAAGAGCAGCTTCTTTGATAGGCTGCagacaaatttaaaaatattagagcAATACTGAATGCAATAAACCATACAGCAGCAATACACATTCACAATATGCAACAAGCAAATAAGCTACTAAACACTTGCCTGATGGTCAGTTCTTGGGTCTGTTAGAATGAGAAGCCTTGGCTCACTGAATGTTGTCTGGAGCTGGTTGGTGAATGTTCCAGGGGTATGGCGCCCCGCAATTGCATTAGCACCGGTATACTGAGCAAATTTCAGAACAGCTCTCTGACCATAAGGTCTGGCAGATTGCACAATGATATCTTGAGGATTCTCAATCCCAACAATAACTCGGGCAGCCATCTGCAACTTATCCCAAGTCTTTCCAAGATTGATGATGTAAATACCTGGTGAAGAAATTAAACTGAATTAACAGCCAAACAATAGAGCAAACGAATGACATTGtgtataaaatatcaataaactAATCATCCGGTACTACTTAAAAGTAATTGTTCGAGGATTATGATAACCCAGAAATACAGCGGAAATTCATCTGACGGATAAGCATTGCTCACATAAGCAGAACGAAAGTAACACCATAAGGCAATTTGGcgatacatatatataacGGATGCGAAAAAAACTCAcatgaaaatacaaataaattgtaatttacttccTCAAAGTGAGGAACGAGGGAGTCAATACGCAAAATTCGAAAAACATTGCAAAGACATAAACAAAAGGGCATTAAAACTGAGAAATAAGCAAAACACAACGGCGCGTCAACAACTGCAAAAATAACACGATAAGCAGCAGATCTAATTATGAGAGTGAAATAGATAGGTAGGGCAAGAAAAAGCGTACCATCGTTGCGGCGCTTGAAGGCGTATCTCTCCATCTGGAAATCACAGTTTTTTGTGCCGAGGTGGACTTCGGCAGCCAGCATAATCTGAATGTCGGCCTCCTTAGTGGTCAGAATCCTTTGAGGGGTCGCCATGATTGAATCCTTCAGGCGTTGGCTCCTTCGCGACAGAGATGAGTTGCAGAGAAGGAAATTGGTGAAATGCAGCCGAATATAAGGAGTATAAACCCTAGATGAACTTCTCTTTGTTGGGCCTAAACGACatgtattaattttgtgttgggctgtttaaattttatcaccGGCTTCCCAAGAATAGTACTGGGCTGCCCCAATATGCAATTCTCAGATCGTTCAAAAACTGAATACAAAAACTTTTATAATATCTTATTCTTTATTGTTACTAATATATTGATcggtaaagtaggagaaatgaagagaaaatgtaGAGCAGTATATTGTAAAGTCCACTTCCTAAAATATTAGTCTGGactaataatatattagaCTAAAATGCTACTACttcattttactaaaatagtagtatattattagtaagttACATTATTAAAGTAATAATCTACGgtattagatgacacgtgacaTAATCTAATCATTAGATC
This window contains:
- the LOC125203911 gene encoding 40S ribosomal protein SA-like, giving the protein MATPQRILTTKEADIQIMLAAEVHLGTKNCDFQMERYAFKRRNDGIYIINLGKTWDKLQMAARVIVGIENPQDIIVQSARPYGQRAVLKFAQYTGANAIAGRHTPGTFTNQLQTTFSEPRLLILTDPRTDHQPIKEAALYNIPTIAFCDTDSPMRYVDIGIPANNKGKHSIGCLFWLLARMVLQMRGVIAPGHKWDIMVDLFFYREPEEAKEEEQEEAPALDYADYGAAAIGGDWSSAQIPDAQWAPELAGAAAPVAGGWAAADAGPDGWDAAVAPPAGDAPVAAAPTSAPVDIAPSGWE